One segment of Solanum stenotomum isolate F172 chromosome 1, ASM1918654v1, whole genome shotgun sequence DNA contains the following:
- the LOC125861316 gene encoding DNA repair protein REV1 isoform X5 has product MSMEEHSRSANSGSNSKRTSNSNRSNNSNQSNKKKKTSQNTLGMAWGASSRSASRPAFNNAPFSNFGSYMAVKNQKLHEQFEAEASSTSISGPNSSKPIFQGVSIFVDGYTVPSSQELRGYMLKHGGHFENYFSRRRVTHIICSNLPDSKVKNLRSFSRGLPVVKPTWVLDSVAANKLLNWVPYQLDQLASEVNNQPKLSAFFTKNIACNDDTTTCSTIQATSRVGSPLSYSGPIEDPISFEEWQSAEDLEPCALQSKDLVQTNYNVDRVEESSCSIAMQELSDAASGDGSQAPFSAPSSPHNDASVCSEWMSDPVNAGPSNLKIPRSPNQQHSTLVDANFVENYFKHSRLHFIGTWRNRYRKRFPSSPGGFRCTSSGPSSSATANKTMIIHVDMDCFFVSVVIRNRPELKDKPVAICHSDNPRGTAEISSANYPARGYGVKAGMFVRDAKSCCPHLVILSYDFEAYEEVADRFYNILHKYCNKVQAVSCDEAFLDATDSGVEDIQTFVSVIREEILDATGCTASAGIAGNMLMARLATRIAKPDGQCYIPAEKVEEHLCELPVKALPGIGHVLEEKLNRRQITTCGQLRMISKETLQKDFGSKTGSMLWNYSRGIDDRLVGMIQESKSIGADVNWGVRFKDLKDVQHFLLNLCKEVSLRLQGCGVIGRKFTLKIKKRKGDAGEPVKYLGCGVCDNLSHSVTVPLATDSVDVLERIVSQLFTTSHVDVEDIRGMGLQVSKLETADSSKQGKERYSIRSWLTAPSTKTNNQNRSSSHEKGADAANSKNSVDERQAQLQGDSSTPFIEMTAASPSGTAGTLPPMNELDIGVIESLPLEVFSEINDMYNGKLAHFINEKRSKGKENISSVCPAAPGEAFAAHEYNEEEIQVVSYPNKLFADMKSETVSDASVPNMDVVINAPVSGGISLMPSSLSQVDTSVFQELPEELRTDILELLPAHRNTEASLDASLVCANNQNCSPSISSIDLWVGNPPEWIDIFKASNCQILCVLAEMYQRAGEKKQLSSVLQRTMSQIYILPDVGTDGWDEAVSCLCELIKQYLKLKISTDIEEVYICSCLLRRLTARSKVFVEVYNNLLPHFQASVSENYGGSFYIASVTE; this is encoded by the exons ATGAGCATGGAGGAACACTCACGCTCTGCCAACTCCGGCTCCAATTCAAAACGAACCTCAAATTCCAACAGGAGTAACAATAGCAATCAAagcaacaagaagaagaagacgagtCAAAATACCCTAGGCATGGCCTGGGGTGCCAGTTCTCGCTCTGCTTCTCGTCCCGCCTTCAATAATGCACCTTTCTCCAATTTTGGCAG TTACATGGCCGTCAAGAATCAGAAGCTTCACGAGCAGTTTGAGGCGGAGGCATCAAGCACTTCTATCAGTGGTCCAAATTCTTCAAAACCTATATTTCAGGGCGTATCCATTTTTGTTGATGGATACACGGTTCCTTCCAGTCAG GAACTTCGAGGATATATGTTGAAGCATGGAGGccattttgaaaattatttttctaggCGTCGTGTTACTCATATAATATGTAGTAATCTTCCTGACAGTAAGGTCAAGAATTTAAG GTCCTTTAGCAGGGGACTTCCAGTTGTCAAACCCACATGGGTGTTGGATTCTGTCGCTGCAAATAAGCTTCTGAATT GGGTTCCTTATCAGCTTGATCAGCTTGCAAGTGAAGTTAATAACCAGCCTAAGCTATCTGCTTTCTTCACAAAAAACATTGCTTGTAATGATGATACAACAACATGTTCAACTATCCAAGCCACATCTAGAGTTGGGAGCCCATTGTCATATTCTGGACCAATTGAAGATCCTATATCATTTGAAGAGTGGCAATCTGCAGAAGATTTGGAGCCTTGTGCTCTACAATCTAAAGATCTAGTGCAAACAAACTACAATGTAGATAGAGTTGAGGAGTCAAGTTGTAGCATAGCAATGCAAGAACTGAGTGATGCTGCAAGTGGAGATGGAAGCCAAGCTCCATTTTCAGCACCTTCCAGTCCTCATAACGATGCCTCAGTTTGTAGCGAATGGATGAGTGATCCCGTTAATGCGGGCCCATCAAATTTAAAGATTCCTAGGTCTCCTAATCAGCAACATTCAACTTTAGTTGATGCTAATTTTGTGGAAAATTACTTTAAG cattcGAGGTTGCATTTCATTGGGACCTGGAGAAACCGGTACCGTAAACGATTTCCTAGCTCCCCTGGTGGGTTTAGATGCACAAGTTCAGGCCCTAGTTCTTCAGCAACAGCAAATAAGACAATGATTATTCATGTGGATATG GATTGCTTTTTTGTGTCTGTGGTCATTAGGAATCGCCCCGAGTTGAAGGATAAACCTGTTGCCATTTGCCATTCAGATAATCCACGCGGAACAGCTGAAATATCTTCAGCGAATTATCCTGCTAGGGGTTATG GAGTTAAGGCTGGAATGTTTGTCAGAGATGCCAAGTCATGTTGCCCTCACCTAGTAATTCTTTCTTATGACTTCGAGGCTTATGAGGAG GTTGCTGATCGCTTTTATAACATATTGCACAAGTACTGCAACAAAGTGCAG GCCGTAAGTTGTGATGAAGCATTTTTAGATGCCACTGATTCTGGAGTAGAGGACATTCAAACTTTTGTCTCAGTGATCAGAGAGGAGATTCTTGATGCGACAGGCTGTACTGCTAGTGCTGGTATTGCTGGGAATATGCTTATGGCGCGTCTTGCTACTAGGATTGCAAAACCAGATGGGCAGTGTTACATCCCTGCTGAGAAG GTGGAGGAGCACCTGTGTGAACTTCCAGTAAAAGCACTTCCTGGAATCGGTCACGTGTTGGAAGAGAAGTTGAACAGGAGACAAATCACAACTTGTGGGCAGCTGCGTATGATTTCCAAG GAAACTCTCCAGAAGGACTTTGGTTCTAAAACTGGCAGTATGCTATGGAACTACAGTAGAGGGATAGATGACCGGTTGGTTGGCATGATACAG GAAAGCAAATCCATAGGTGCAGATGTTAACTGGGGCGTGAGGTTCAAGGATCTGAAAGAC GTACAACATTTTCTGTTAAACCTTTGCAAGGAGGTTTCATTACGTTTGCAGGGGTGTGGAGTGATAGGGAGGAAGTTTACCTTAAAG ataaagaaaagaaagggtGATGCAGGGGAGCCAGTAAAGTATTTGGGCTGTGGTGTTTGTGATAACTTGAGCCATTCTGTCACG GTGCCATTGGCTACAGATAGTGTTGATGTGCTTGAGAGAATTGTTTCACAGCTTTTTACGACTTCACACGTGG ATGTGGAGGACATACGAGGCATGGGATTGCAGGTCTCAAAGCTTGAAACTGCAGATAGTTCCAAGCAAG GCAAAGAGAGATACTCCATCAGATCTTGGCTCACTGCTCCCTCTACTAAGACCAATAACCAAAACAGAAGCAGTAGTCATGAGAAAGGTGCTGATGCTG CTAACAGTAAAAACAGTGTTGATGAACGCCAGGCTCAGTTGCAGGGTGATTCAAGTACACCTTTCATTGAAATGACTGCAGCGTCGCCCTCTGGTACTGCTGGAACTCTGCCTCCTATGAACGAACTTGATATTGGAGTTATAGAGTCTCTTCCTCTTGAGGTCTTTTCAGAAATTAATGACATGTATAATGGAAAATTGGCTCATTTTATTAATGAAAAGAGAAGCAAAG GAAAAGAAAACATATCTTCTGTTTGCCCTGCTGCACCTGGTGAAGCTTTTGCTGCTCATGAG TATAATGAAGAGGAAATCCAAGTGGTCTCTTATCCTAATAAGCTTTTTGCTGATATGAAAAGTGAGACAGTGTCTGATGCTAGTGTACCAAATATGGACGTGGTTATTAATGCTCCTGTCTCAGGAGGCATCAGTCTAATGCCTTCTTCTCTAAGTCAAGTAGACACCTCAGTTTTTCAAGAATTGCCTGAGGAGTTGAGGACAGATATACTTGAACTCCTCCCTGCACACAGGAACACTGAAGCTTCACTAGATGCTTCCTTGGTCTGTGCTAATAATCAGAACTGTAGTCCTTCTATTTCAAGCATTGATTTGTGGGTTGGAAATCCACCTGAATGGATTGACATATTCAAAGCCAGCAATTGTCAGATTTTGTGCGTTTTGGCAGAGATGTATCAAAGAGCAGGGGAAAAGAAACAGTTATCTTCTGTACTGCAGAGGACTATGTCTCAGATTTACATTCTCCCTGATGTCGGTACTGATGGATGGGATGAGGCTGTTAGTTGCTTATGCGAGCTTATCAAGCAgtatctaaaattaaaaatttcaactGATATTGAAGAGGTTTACATATGTTCTTGTCTTTTAAGAAG GTTAACTGCAAGGTCAAAAGTTTTCGTAGAAGTTTACAACAACTTGCTTCCACATTTTCAG
- the LOC125861316 gene encoding DNA repair protein REV1 isoform X1 codes for MSMEEHSRSANSGSNSKRTSNSNRSNNSNQSNKKKKTSQNTLGMAWGASSRSASRPAFNNAPFSNFGSYMAVKNQKLHEQFEAEASSTSISGPNSSKPIFQGVSIFVDGYTVPSSQELRGYMLKHGGHFENYFSRRRVTHIICSNLPDSKVKNLRSFSRGLPVVKPTWVLDSVAANKLLNWVPYQLDQLASEVNNQPKLSAFFTKNIACNDDTTTCSTIQATSRVGSPLSYSGPIEDPISFEEWQSAEDLEPCALQSKDLVQTNYNVDRVEESSCSIAMQELSDAASGDGSQAPFSAPSSPHNDASVCSEWMSDPVNAGPSNLKIPRSPNQQHSTLVDANFVENYFKHSRLHFIGTWRNRYRKRFPSSPGGFRCTSSGPSSSATANKTMIIHVDMDCFFVSVVIRNRPELKDKPVAICHSDNPRGTAEISSANYPARGYGVKAGMFVRDAKSCCPHLVILSYDFEAYEEVADRFYNILHKYCNKVQAVSCDEAFLDATDSGVEDIQTFVSVIREEILDATGCTASAGIAGNMLMARLATRIAKPDGQCYIPAEKVEEHLCELPVKALPGIGHVLEEKLNRRQITTCGQLRMISKETLQKDFGSKTGSMLWNYSRGIDDRLVGMIQESKSIGADVNWGVRFKDLKDVQHFLLNLCKEVSLRLQGCGVIGRKFTLKIKKRKGDAGEPVKYLGCGVCDNLSHSVTVPLATDSVDVLERIVSQLFTTSHVDVEDIRGMGLQVSKLETADSSKQGKERYSIRSWLTAPSTKTNNQNRSSSHEKGADAANSKNSVDERQAQLQGDSSTPFIEMTAASPSGTAGTLPPMNELDIGVIESLPLEVFSEINDMYNGKLAHFINEKRSKGVSGKENISSVCPAAPGEAFAAHEHQYNEEEIQVVSYPNKLFADMKSETVSDASVPNMDVVINAPVSGGISLMPSSLSQVDTSVFQELPEELRTDILELLPAHRNTEASLDASLVCANNQNCSPSISSIDLWVGNPPEWIDIFKASNCQILCVLAEMYQRAGEKKQLSSVLQRTMSQIYILPDVGTDGWDEAVSCLCELIKQYLKLKISTDIEEVYICSCLLRRLTARSKVFVEVYNNLLPHFQASVSENYGGSFYIASVTE; via the exons ATGAGCATGGAGGAACACTCACGCTCTGCCAACTCCGGCTCCAATTCAAAACGAACCTCAAATTCCAACAGGAGTAACAATAGCAATCAAagcaacaagaagaagaagacgagtCAAAATACCCTAGGCATGGCCTGGGGTGCCAGTTCTCGCTCTGCTTCTCGTCCCGCCTTCAATAATGCACCTTTCTCCAATTTTGGCAG TTACATGGCCGTCAAGAATCAGAAGCTTCACGAGCAGTTTGAGGCGGAGGCATCAAGCACTTCTATCAGTGGTCCAAATTCTTCAAAACCTATATTTCAGGGCGTATCCATTTTTGTTGATGGATACACGGTTCCTTCCAGTCAG GAACTTCGAGGATATATGTTGAAGCATGGAGGccattttgaaaattatttttctaggCGTCGTGTTACTCATATAATATGTAGTAATCTTCCTGACAGTAAGGTCAAGAATTTAAG GTCCTTTAGCAGGGGACTTCCAGTTGTCAAACCCACATGGGTGTTGGATTCTGTCGCTGCAAATAAGCTTCTGAATT GGGTTCCTTATCAGCTTGATCAGCTTGCAAGTGAAGTTAATAACCAGCCTAAGCTATCTGCTTTCTTCACAAAAAACATTGCTTGTAATGATGATACAACAACATGTTCAACTATCCAAGCCACATCTAGAGTTGGGAGCCCATTGTCATATTCTGGACCAATTGAAGATCCTATATCATTTGAAGAGTGGCAATCTGCAGAAGATTTGGAGCCTTGTGCTCTACAATCTAAAGATCTAGTGCAAACAAACTACAATGTAGATAGAGTTGAGGAGTCAAGTTGTAGCATAGCAATGCAAGAACTGAGTGATGCTGCAAGTGGAGATGGAAGCCAAGCTCCATTTTCAGCACCTTCCAGTCCTCATAACGATGCCTCAGTTTGTAGCGAATGGATGAGTGATCCCGTTAATGCGGGCCCATCAAATTTAAAGATTCCTAGGTCTCCTAATCAGCAACATTCAACTTTAGTTGATGCTAATTTTGTGGAAAATTACTTTAAG cattcGAGGTTGCATTTCATTGGGACCTGGAGAAACCGGTACCGTAAACGATTTCCTAGCTCCCCTGGTGGGTTTAGATGCACAAGTTCAGGCCCTAGTTCTTCAGCAACAGCAAATAAGACAATGATTATTCATGTGGATATG GATTGCTTTTTTGTGTCTGTGGTCATTAGGAATCGCCCCGAGTTGAAGGATAAACCTGTTGCCATTTGCCATTCAGATAATCCACGCGGAACAGCTGAAATATCTTCAGCGAATTATCCTGCTAGGGGTTATG GAGTTAAGGCTGGAATGTTTGTCAGAGATGCCAAGTCATGTTGCCCTCACCTAGTAATTCTTTCTTATGACTTCGAGGCTTATGAGGAG GTTGCTGATCGCTTTTATAACATATTGCACAAGTACTGCAACAAAGTGCAG GCCGTAAGTTGTGATGAAGCATTTTTAGATGCCACTGATTCTGGAGTAGAGGACATTCAAACTTTTGTCTCAGTGATCAGAGAGGAGATTCTTGATGCGACAGGCTGTACTGCTAGTGCTGGTATTGCTGGGAATATGCTTATGGCGCGTCTTGCTACTAGGATTGCAAAACCAGATGGGCAGTGTTACATCCCTGCTGAGAAG GTGGAGGAGCACCTGTGTGAACTTCCAGTAAAAGCACTTCCTGGAATCGGTCACGTGTTGGAAGAGAAGTTGAACAGGAGACAAATCACAACTTGTGGGCAGCTGCGTATGATTTCCAAG GAAACTCTCCAGAAGGACTTTGGTTCTAAAACTGGCAGTATGCTATGGAACTACAGTAGAGGGATAGATGACCGGTTGGTTGGCATGATACAG GAAAGCAAATCCATAGGTGCAGATGTTAACTGGGGCGTGAGGTTCAAGGATCTGAAAGAC GTACAACATTTTCTGTTAAACCTTTGCAAGGAGGTTTCATTACGTTTGCAGGGGTGTGGAGTGATAGGGAGGAAGTTTACCTTAAAG ataaagaaaagaaagggtGATGCAGGGGAGCCAGTAAAGTATTTGGGCTGTGGTGTTTGTGATAACTTGAGCCATTCTGTCACG GTGCCATTGGCTACAGATAGTGTTGATGTGCTTGAGAGAATTGTTTCACAGCTTTTTACGACTTCACACGTGG ATGTGGAGGACATACGAGGCATGGGATTGCAGGTCTCAAAGCTTGAAACTGCAGATAGTTCCAAGCAAG GCAAAGAGAGATACTCCATCAGATCTTGGCTCACTGCTCCCTCTACTAAGACCAATAACCAAAACAGAAGCAGTAGTCATGAGAAAGGTGCTGATGCTG CTAACAGTAAAAACAGTGTTGATGAACGCCAGGCTCAGTTGCAGGGTGATTCAAGTACACCTTTCATTGAAATGACTGCAGCGTCGCCCTCTGGTACTGCTGGAACTCTGCCTCCTATGAACGAACTTGATATTGGAGTTATAGAGTCTCTTCCTCTTGAGGTCTTTTCAGAAATTAATGACATGTATAATGGAAAATTGGCTCATTTTATTAATGAAAAGAGAAGCAAAG GCGTATCAGGAAAAGAAAACATATCTTCTGTTTGCCCTGCTGCACCTGGTGAAGCTTTTGCTGCTCATGAG CATCAGTATAATGAAGAGGAAATCCAAGTGGTCTCTTATCCTAATAAGCTTTTTGCTGATATGAAAAGTGAGACAGTGTCTGATGCTAGTGTACCAAATATGGACGTGGTTATTAATGCTCCTGTCTCAGGAGGCATCAGTCTAATGCCTTCTTCTCTAAGTCAAGTAGACACCTCAGTTTTTCAAGAATTGCCTGAGGAGTTGAGGACAGATATACTTGAACTCCTCCCTGCACACAGGAACACTGAAGCTTCACTAGATGCTTCCTTGGTCTGTGCTAATAATCAGAACTGTAGTCCTTCTATTTCAAGCATTGATTTGTGGGTTGGAAATCCACCTGAATGGATTGACATATTCAAAGCCAGCAATTGTCAGATTTTGTGCGTTTTGGCAGAGATGTATCAAAGAGCAGGGGAAAAGAAACAGTTATCTTCTGTACTGCAGAGGACTATGTCTCAGATTTACATTCTCCCTGATGTCGGTACTGATGGATGGGATGAGGCTGTTAGTTGCTTATGCGAGCTTATCAAGCAgtatctaaaattaaaaatttcaactGATATTGAAGAGGTTTACATATGTTCTTGTCTTTTAAGAAG GTTAACTGCAAGGTCAAAAGTTTTCGTAGAAGTTTACAACAACTTGCTTCCACATTTTCAG
- the LOC125861316 gene encoding DNA repair protein REV1 isoform X6: MSMEEHSRSANSGSNSKRTSNSNRSNNSNQSNKKKKTSQNTLGMAWGASSRSASRPAFNNAPFSNFGSYMAVKNQKLHEQFEAEASSTSISGPNSSKPIFQGVSIFVDGYTVPSSQELRGYMLKHGGHFENYFSRRRVTHIICSNLPDSKVKNLRSFSRGLPVVKPTWVLDSVAANKLLNWVPYQLDQLASEVNNQPKLSAFFTKNIACNDDTTTCSTIQATSRVGSPLSYSGPIEDPISFEEWQSAEDLEPCALQSKDLVQTNYNVDRVEESSCSIAMQELSDAASGDGSQAPFSAPSSPHNDASVCSEWMSDPVNAGPSNLKIPRSPNQQHSTLVDANFVENYFKHSRLHFIGTWRNRYRKRFPSSPGGFRCTSSGPSSSATANKTMIIHVDMDCFFVSVVIRNRPELKDKPVAICHSDNPRGTAEISSANYPARGYGVKAGMFVRDAKSCCPHLVILSYDFEAYEEVADRFYNILHKYCNKVQAVSCDEAFLDATDSGVEDIQTFVSVIREEILDATGCTASAGIAGNMLMARLATRIAKPDGQCYIPAEKVEEHLCELPVKALPGIGHVLEEKLNRRQITTCGQLRMISKETLQKDFGSKTGSMLWNYSRGIDDRLVGMIQESKSIGADVNWGVRFKDLKDVQHFLLNLCKEVSLRLQGCGVIGRKFTLKIKKRKGDAGEPVKYLGCGVCDNLSHSVTVPLATDSVDVLERIVSQLFTTSHVDVEDIRGMGLQVSKLETADSSKQGKERYSIRSWLTAPSTKTNNQNRSSSHEKGADAANSKNSVDERQAQLQGDSSTPFIEMTAASPSGTAGTLPPMNELDIGVIESLPLEVFSEINDMYNGKLAHFINEKRSKGVSGKENISSVCPAAPGEAFAAHEHQYNEEEIQVVSYPNKLFADMKSETVSDASVPNMDVVINAPVSGGISLMPSSLSQVDTSVFQELPEELRTDILELLPAHRNTEASLDASLVCANNQNCSPSISSIDLWVGNPPEWIDIFKASNCQILCVLAEMYQRAGEKKQLSSVLQRTMSQIYILPDVGTDGWDEAVSCLCELIKQYLKLKISTDIEEVYICSCLLRRLTARSKVFVEVYNNLLPHFQASLHCNC; this comes from the exons ATGAGCATGGAGGAACACTCACGCTCTGCCAACTCCGGCTCCAATTCAAAACGAACCTCAAATTCCAACAGGAGTAACAATAGCAATCAAagcaacaagaagaagaagacgagtCAAAATACCCTAGGCATGGCCTGGGGTGCCAGTTCTCGCTCTGCTTCTCGTCCCGCCTTCAATAATGCACCTTTCTCCAATTTTGGCAG TTACATGGCCGTCAAGAATCAGAAGCTTCACGAGCAGTTTGAGGCGGAGGCATCAAGCACTTCTATCAGTGGTCCAAATTCTTCAAAACCTATATTTCAGGGCGTATCCATTTTTGTTGATGGATACACGGTTCCTTCCAGTCAG GAACTTCGAGGATATATGTTGAAGCATGGAGGccattttgaaaattatttttctaggCGTCGTGTTACTCATATAATATGTAGTAATCTTCCTGACAGTAAGGTCAAGAATTTAAG GTCCTTTAGCAGGGGACTTCCAGTTGTCAAACCCACATGGGTGTTGGATTCTGTCGCTGCAAATAAGCTTCTGAATT GGGTTCCTTATCAGCTTGATCAGCTTGCAAGTGAAGTTAATAACCAGCCTAAGCTATCTGCTTTCTTCACAAAAAACATTGCTTGTAATGATGATACAACAACATGTTCAACTATCCAAGCCACATCTAGAGTTGGGAGCCCATTGTCATATTCTGGACCAATTGAAGATCCTATATCATTTGAAGAGTGGCAATCTGCAGAAGATTTGGAGCCTTGTGCTCTACAATCTAAAGATCTAGTGCAAACAAACTACAATGTAGATAGAGTTGAGGAGTCAAGTTGTAGCATAGCAATGCAAGAACTGAGTGATGCTGCAAGTGGAGATGGAAGCCAAGCTCCATTTTCAGCACCTTCCAGTCCTCATAACGATGCCTCAGTTTGTAGCGAATGGATGAGTGATCCCGTTAATGCGGGCCCATCAAATTTAAAGATTCCTAGGTCTCCTAATCAGCAACATTCAACTTTAGTTGATGCTAATTTTGTGGAAAATTACTTTAAG cattcGAGGTTGCATTTCATTGGGACCTGGAGAAACCGGTACCGTAAACGATTTCCTAGCTCCCCTGGTGGGTTTAGATGCACAAGTTCAGGCCCTAGTTCTTCAGCAACAGCAAATAAGACAATGATTATTCATGTGGATATG GATTGCTTTTTTGTGTCTGTGGTCATTAGGAATCGCCCCGAGTTGAAGGATAAACCTGTTGCCATTTGCCATTCAGATAATCCACGCGGAACAGCTGAAATATCTTCAGCGAATTATCCTGCTAGGGGTTATG GAGTTAAGGCTGGAATGTTTGTCAGAGATGCCAAGTCATGTTGCCCTCACCTAGTAATTCTTTCTTATGACTTCGAGGCTTATGAGGAG GTTGCTGATCGCTTTTATAACATATTGCACAAGTACTGCAACAAAGTGCAG GCCGTAAGTTGTGATGAAGCATTTTTAGATGCCACTGATTCTGGAGTAGAGGACATTCAAACTTTTGTCTCAGTGATCAGAGAGGAGATTCTTGATGCGACAGGCTGTACTGCTAGTGCTGGTATTGCTGGGAATATGCTTATGGCGCGTCTTGCTACTAGGATTGCAAAACCAGATGGGCAGTGTTACATCCCTGCTGAGAAG GTGGAGGAGCACCTGTGTGAACTTCCAGTAAAAGCACTTCCTGGAATCGGTCACGTGTTGGAAGAGAAGTTGAACAGGAGACAAATCACAACTTGTGGGCAGCTGCGTATGATTTCCAAG GAAACTCTCCAGAAGGACTTTGGTTCTAAAACTGGCAGTATGCTATGGAACTACAGTAGAGGGATAGATGACCGGTTGGTTGGCATGATACAG GAAAGCAAATCCATAGGTGCAGATGTTAACTGGGGCGTGAGGTTCAAGGATCTGAAAGAC GTACAACATTTTCTGTTAAACCTTTGCAAGGAGGTTTCATTACGTTTGCAGGGGTGTGGAGTGATAGGGAGGAAGTTTACCTTAAAG ataaagaaaagaaagggtGATGCAGGGGAGCCAGTAAAGTATTTGGGCTGTGGTGTTTGTGATAACTTGAGCCATTCTGTCACG GTGCCATTGGCTACAGATAGTGTTGATGTGCTTGAGAGAATTGTTTCACAGCTTTTTACGACTTCACACGTGG ATGTGGAGGACATACGAGGCATGGGATTGCAGGTCTCAAAGCTTGAAACTGCAGATAGTTCCAAGCAAG GCAAAGAGAGATACTCCATCAGATCTTGGCTCACTGCTCCCTCTACTAAGACCAATAACCAAAACAGAAGCAGTAGTCATGAGAAAGGTGCTGATGCTG CTAACAGTAAAAACAGTGTTGATGAACGCCAGGCTCAGTTGCAGGGTGATTCAAGTACACCTTTCATTGAAATGACTGCAGCGTCGCCCTCTGGTACTGCTGGAACTCTGCCTCCTATGAACGAACTTGATATTGGAGTTATAGAGTCTCTTCCTCTTGAGGTCTTTTCAGAAATTAATGACATGTATAATGGAAAATTGGCTCATTTTATTAATGAAAAGAGAAGCAAAG GCGTATCAGGAAAAGAAAACATATCTTCTGTTTGCCCTGCTGCACCTGGTGAAGCTTTTGCTGCTCATGAG CATCAGTATAATGAAGAGGAAATCCAAGTGGTCTCTTATCCTAATAAGCTTTTTGCTGATATGAAAAGTGAGACAGTGTCTGATGCTAGTGTACCAAATATGGACGTGGTTATTAATGCTCCTGTCTCAGGAGGCATCAGTCTAATGCCTTCTTCTCTAAGTCAAGTAGACACCTCAGTTTTTCAAGAATTGCCTGAGGAGTTGAGGACAGATATACTTGAACTCCTCCCTGCACACAGGAACACTGAAGCTTCACTAGATGCTTCCTTGGTCTGTGCTAATAATCAGAACTGTAGTCCTTCTATTTCAAGCATTGATTTGTGGGTTGGAAATCCACCTGAATGGATTGACATATTCAAAGCCAGCAATTGTCAGATTTTGTGCGTTTTGGCAGAGATGTATCAAAGAGCAGGGGAAAAGAAACAGTTATCTTCTGTACTGCAGAGGACTATGTCTCAGATTTACATTCTCCCTGATGTCGGTACTGATGGATGGGATGAGGCTGTTAGTTGCTTATGCGAGCTTATCAAGCAgtatctaaaattaaaaatttcaactGATATTGAAGAGGTTTACATATGTTCTTGTCTTTTAAGAAG GTTAACTGCAAGGTCAAAAGTTTTCGTAGAAGTTTACAACAACTTGCTTCCACATTTTCAG